In Deltaproteobacteria bacterium, a single genomic region encodes these proteins:
- the uvrA gene encoding excinuclease ABC subunit UvrA: MAKGAYLNLIGVRQNNLKNLNLCIAHDELVAITGVSGSGKSSLAFDTIYAEGARRYIETFSPYTRQFLDRLAPPELDCMSGVRPAIALEQRNRVTSSRSTVGTITEINDYLKVIWAHYSSIICPTCKKSVTSDTAGRIIESIVERFVKKEISGVAIAFALKLTAEVSVTALRDTLLVEGFVRFFRESTRQFVRLDDLCDNDLRCHGILNPQLIVVVDRLIFEQSREAANQEPISKALRQRLIESIEQGYKFGHGHLITVLLGGADKQLTPLVLEHFSKHLFCSTCKISFRDVKPAHFSFNSPLGACDVCNGFGSVLAVNAELCVPDPSRSINEKALSCWATNATAREFAALKKFCARRGINVKIPWQHLPQEDRDLLFSATKKTDGFDGVCAWFNKLQRKSYKMHVRVFISRYRTQVRCYKCNGSRLKPEALIYCVEGKKIDDIWRLSISESYLFFEGLLEKHAQDEIAKLTIREVVNRLKYLNDIGLGYLTLDRQTRSLSGGECQRANLTTLLGSQLVNTTVVLDEPSIGLHRRDTDRLLSVLKQLRDAGNSVIVVEHDEDVICAADSVIDLGPGAGSEGGSLVFQGSLRDFQTCDKSLTAKHLFSLAGDAPTLVDSELPSFNSLLEARSQRISIKGARANNLKNIDVDIPLDRFVVVTGVSGSGKTTLVDECLCAAGKKLKSAGLASSVSGGLSAVARSIDGLELIDDIIRIDQSPVARSPRSNCATYTKMWDVVRDCFAKTDKAKSLGLGKSAFSFNVEGGRCPECKGAGAIRVEMQFLADVYVTCEACNGLRFKETVLDVIYAGKNIVDILRMTLSDMDSFFCSEEDKGRSEEIKLRLRPLLDLGLGYLQLGQSLSELSGGESQRLKLASYLKPSSSKRLLFVLDEPTTGLHPHDVKRLLNSLRTLVSSGHSVICIEHNLNVISSADWIIDLGPDGGDGGGEVVAEGPLQLFLEDNDVVHNSHTSRALQCRNRILKNDEPTNDKASSALVHCNKEECIGIIGVKHHNLKNISVFVPKDKLTVITGISGSGKSTLAFDVLFAEGQRRYIDSLSPYARQYITQLERPEVAQLTSLPPTIAISQKTAPPLGVSTIATTTEVYQFLRLLYAKVGIQHCPEHGVPVSGFSKESIAEELLRSFQGQKLFLYAPVVSGRKGTYGELFDRACAAEISEAKIDNRVVSIYPDLRLQKTKLHWISLLVASLKCSRVNYDLLLSGIDQCLLLGNSVLEVAVDDKWADVRVFSTSKVCPECRRGFRALDPQDFSFRSRRGQCEGCEGRGGEVLLDGTKQLCAKCHGARIAAIGRNVFVNGYAIHDLTACTAPQLLKLLGTFEFSENLKPLVQPIMLELKSRLGMIAELGLDYLELDRESSSISGGEAQRLRLSRALGAPLSGVCYVLDEPTIGLHPKDHSQLMSMLFALRDIGNTVVVVEHDEGTIRQADHVIDIGPTGGAGGGELVFAGMVDDLENNSRSLTGLALRERRLQTESGGGFSNSIVACAAIGKQASKFLKISSVNVNNLRDISAEFLLCGLTVVAGVSGAGKSSLVHGALVPRMLAHLSGNGRKNGHGKGARCVLEGHEAIRRIVIIDQTPIGRSIASTPASFLRVFDEIRAIYASLPESRARGWSASQFSFNTAAGRCTACKGRGFLTIPMSFLPEARSVCEVCGGSRYDESIMSIGLQGVAIGELLEKTMDEARLIFQNYPKIRRVLDCVSALGIGYLTLGQPTYTLSGGEAKRLKIARELGMRSAVDTLYVMDEPTMGLHMADVEKLLKVTFDLIALGNTVVMIEHDLDVICKAEHLIELGPGAGKNGGKVVFTGRPAELVMSKCKTATASCLRLKFGGNRGDCDSGKIGLHAANE, translated from the coding sequence ATGGCAAAAGGTGCTTACCTCAACCTTATCGGCGTAAGGCAAAATAACCTTAAAAACCTCAATTTGTGCATAGCGCATGATGAACTAGTTGCAATTACTGGCGTATCTGGTTCCGGCAAATCATCCCTGGCATTTGATACTATTTATGCCGAGGGTGCAAGGCGATATATCGAAACGTTTAGCCCCTATACTAGGCAGTTTTTAGACCGTCTAGCTCCTCCTGAGCTAGACTGCATGAGCGGGGTTAGGCCAGCTATAGCCCTCGAGCAGCGAAACAGAGTTACTAGTTCGCGTTCTACAGTAGGAACCATTACCGAGATAAACGACTATCTAAAAGTTATCTGGGCTCACTACTCTTCAATTATTTGTCCTACATGCAAGAAGTCCGTCACCAGCGATACGGCAGGACGTATTATCGAAAGTATTGTTGAGCGGTTTGTTAAAAAAGAAATTAGCGGCGTTGCTATTGCATTTGCCTTGAAGTTGACTGCGGAAGTAAGCGTTACCGCTTTGCGCGATACTCTCTTAGTGGAAGGATTTGTGAGATTTTTTCGCGAAAGCACTAGGCAGTTCGTTCGATTAGATGACCTTTGCGACAACGATTTGCGTTGCCATGGTATTTTAAATCCGCAGCTAATTGTCGTTGTAGACAGACTTATATTTGAGCAATCTAGAGAAGCCGCAAATCAGGAACCTATTAGTAAGGCGCTTCGACAGCGCCTAATAGAGAGCATAGAGCAGGGTTATAAATTTGGGCACGGACACCTAATAACCGTTTTGTTAGGCGGCGCCGATAAGCAATTAACCCCACTAGTACTGGAGCATTTTTCAAAACACCTATTTTGCTCTACCTGTAAGATCTCATTTCGGGATGTGAAACCAGCGCATTTTTCTTTTAATAGTCCGCTAGGAGCTTGTGATGTCTGCAACGGATTTGGATCGGTCTTAGCCGTGAATGCCGAGCTTTGCGTGCCAGATCCATCTAGAAGCATCAACGAAAAGGCTCTCTCCTGTTGGGCTACTAACGCCACCGCGCGAGAATTTGCAGCACTAAAAAAATTCTGTGCCAGACGTGGCATAAATGTGAAAATTCCCTGGCAACATCTACCGCAGGAAGATAGGGATTTGTTGTTTTCTGCAACAAAAAAAACAGATGGTTTCGATGGCGTCTGTGCCTGGTTTAACAAACTTCAGCGCAAATCCTATAAAATGCACGTTCGCGTATTTATTTCGCGCTATAGAACGCAAGTGCGCTGCTATAAATGCAACGGAAGCAGGTTAAAGCCAGAGGCACTAATCTATTGTGTTGAGGGGAAGAAAATAGACGACATTTGGAGGTTGAGTATCTCCGAGTCCTATTTGTTTTTTGAAGGCTTATTAGAGAAGCACGCTCAGGATGAAATTGCCAAACTTACTATTCGAGAGGTAGTTAACAGGTTAAAATATCTAAACGACATCGGTTTAGGGTATTTAACATTAGATCGACAAACTCGCTCACTATCGGGAGGCGAGTGCCAGCGCGCAAATCTTACGACTCTACTAGGATCTCAGTTAGTCAATACAACAGTGGTTCTCGACGAGCCTTCAATTGGATTGCATCGCAGGGATACTGATAGACTCCTATCGGTTCTTAAGCAACTTCGAGATGCTGGAAATTCTGTAATTGTAGTAGAGCACGATGAGGATGTCATATGTGCTGCCGATAGCGTGATTGACTTAGGTCCGGGAGCTGGTTCCGAAGGTGGTTCATTAGTGTTTCAAGGTTCTCTAAGGGATTTTCAGACATGTGATAAATCCTTAACGGCAAAGCACTTGTTTTCATTGGCAGGCGATGCCCCAACATTAGTTGATAGCGAGTTGCCATCTTTTAATAGTTTGTTAGAAGCTCGATCGCAAAGAATCTCGATTAAGGGAGCGCGTGCTAATAACTTAAAAAATATAGATGTCGATATTCCTCTGGATAGGTTCGTTGTCGTTACTGGTGTTAGTGGTTCGGGCAAGACAACCTTAGTGGATGAGTGTTTATGCGCAGCCGGTAAAAAGCTTAAGTCTGCTGGCCTGGCAAGCAGTGTATCTGGTGGGTTATCGGCAGTTGCGCGATCGATTGATGGGCTTGAGTTGATAGATGATATTATTCGCATAGACCAGAGCCCCGTAGCACGTTCTCCACGCTCGAATTGTGCGACCTATACGAAGATGTGGGATGTGGTGCGCGATTGCTTTGCTAAGACCGATAAGGCCAAGAGTTTAGGTTTAGGAAAAAGCGCCTTCTCCTTTAACGTCGAGGGTGGCAGATGCCCCGAATGCAAGGGTGCTGGAGCAATTCGCGTTGAGATGCAGTTTTTGGCGGATGTCTACGTAACATGCGAAGCTTGTAATGGCTTGAGGTTTAAGGAAACTGTGCTCGATGTTATTTATGCAGGAAAAAATATCGTGGACATTTTGCGCATGACGTTAAGCGATATGGATTCGTTTTTTTGTAGCGAAGAAGATAAGGGGCGCTCTGAAGAGATAAAGCTGCGTTTAAGGCCGTTGCTGGATTTAGGACTCGGCTATCTACAGCTTGGGCAATCGCTAAGCGAGCTTTCTGGTGGTGAGTCTCAGAGACTCAAATTGGCTTCCTACTTAAAGCCATCATCGTCAAAACGCTTGTTGTTTGTGCTAGATGAGCCAACGACCGGTTTGCATCCCCACGACGTAAAGCGGCTGCTTAACAGTTTGCGCACCTTAGTATCCAGCGGCCACAGCGTCATATGCATAGAGCACAACTTAAATGTAATATCTAGCGCAGATTGGATAATAGATTTGGGACCAGATGGTGGTGACGGAGGTGGGGAGGTGGTTGCTGAGGGGCCACTACAGCTTTTTCTCGAGGACAACGATGTTGTTCATAATTCGCACACCTCTAGGGCTTTGCAGTGTCGAAATCGCATACTGAAAAATGATGAGCCGACAAACGACAAGGCATCTTCAGCGCTTGTTCATTGTAATAAGGAGGAGTGTATAGGAATAATTGGGGTGAAGCACCACAACCTTAAAAACATAAGCGTTTTTGTGCCGAAGGATAAACTCACCGTTATCACCGGCATTTCCGGTTCGGGAAAATCTACTCTGGCGTTTGACGTTTTGTTTGCTGAGGGTCAGAGGCGCTACATCGACTCATTATCTCCGTATGCTAGGCAATACATCACTCAGCTTGAGCGCCCAGAGGTTGCACAGCTAACTTCGCTTCCGCCAACTATAGCTATTTCGCAAAAAACTGCCCCACCTCTTGGAGTATCGACGATTGCTACTACTACTGAGGTTTATCAATTTTTACGCCTGCTTTACGCAAAAGTTGGAATTCAGCACTGTCCTGAACACGGAGTTCCAGTAAGTGGTTTTTCTAAAGAATCCATTGCAGAGGAGCTGTTAAGGAGTTTTCAGGGGCAGAAGTTGTTCCTATATGCTCCGGTGGTGTCTGGACGCAAGGGAACATACGGTGAATTATTCGACAGGGCATGTGCGGCAGAAATTTCTGAGGCCAAAATTGACAATAGAGTTGTTTCTATTTATCCCGACTTGCGCTTGCAAAAGACTAAATTGCACTGGATATCTCTTCTAGTAGCGTCTCTTAAATGCAGCCGTGTCAATTATGATTTGCTTCTCAGCGGTATCGACCAATGTTTGCTGCTAGGTAATTCAGTTTTGGAGGTCGCTGTGGATGACAAGTGGGCGGATGTACGAGTATTTAGCACTAGCAAGGTATGCCCCGAATGCAGGAGGGGGTTTCGTGCACTCGATCCTCAAGATTTCTCGTTCCGCAGTCGACGAGGTCAGTGCGAAGGCTGCGAAGGAAGGGGTGGTGAAGTGTTGCTCGATGGAACGAAGCAGCTGTGTGCTAAGTGCCATGGAGCGCGAATTGCTGCGATTGGGAGAAATGTTTTCGTTAATGGATACGCAATTCATGACTTAACTGCGTGCACGGCACCGCAGCTTCTAAAATTATTAGGCACTTTTGAATTTTCTGAAAATCTAAAGCCACTCGTTCAGCCCATTATGCTGGAATTAAAGAGCCGTCTCGGCATGATAGCCGAACTGGGTTTGGATTATTTGGAACTCGATCGAGAGAGTTCTTCTATTTCTGGTGGTGAAGCTCAGAGGTTAAGATTATCCCGTGCCTTAGGAGCGCCACTTAGTGGGGTTTGCTATGTATTAGATGAACCGACAATTGGCCTGCACCCGAAGGATCATTCTCAGCTCATGTCGATGTTGTTTGCATTGCGAGATATTGGGAATACAGTCGTAGTGGTCGAGCACGATGAGGGAACAATTCGACAAGCGGATCACGTTATCGATATTGGTCCAACTGGCGGCGCTGGAGGAGGCGAGTTAGTGTTTGCTGGTATGGTTGATGATTTGGAGAACAACAGCAGATCGCTTACCGGGCTGGCGTTGCGCGAAAGGCGTTTACAGACAGAGAGTGGGGGTGGATTTAGTAATTCAATAGTTGCTTGCGCGGCGATAGGAAAGCAAGCGAGTAAGTTTCTAAAAATTAGCAGTGTAAATGTGAACAATCTCCGAGATATTTCGGCCGAGTTCTTGCTGTGTGGGTTAACGGTAGTGGCCGGAGTCTCGGGAGCAGGGAAGAGTTCGCTCGTGCATGGAGCCTTAGTGCCGCGGATGTTAGCTCATTTGTCAGGAAATGGCCGTAAGAATGGGCATGGCAAGGGAGCTCGATGTGTGCTTGAAGGCCATGAGGCTATAAGGCGCATAGTTATTATCGATCAAACGCCGATTGGGAGAAGTATTGCATCGACTCCGGCTTCCTTCTTGCGAGTGTTTGACGAGATTAGAGCTATTTATGCATCTTTGCCGGAATCGAGGGCGCGTGGATGGAGCGCTAGTCAGTTCTCTTTTAACACGGCCGCCGGAAGGTGCACGGCTTGTAAGGGACGAGGGTTTTTAACGATTCCTATGAGTTTTTTGCCCGAGGCTCGAAGTGTTTGCGAAGTATGTGGAGGCTCTCGCTACGATGAGTCGATAATGAGCATTGGACTCCAGGGAGTTGCTATTGGTGAGCTGCTTGAGAAAACAATGGACGAAGCCCGGTTGATTTTCCAGAACTACCCAAAGATTCGGCGGGTGTTAGATTGCGTGAGTGCGCTCGGCATTGGCTATTTGACTTTGGGGCAGCCCACGTACACATTATCAGGTGGCGAGGCAAAGCGCTTAAAAATTGCTAGAGAATTGGGGATGCGGAGCGCTGTCGATACTCTTTACGTGATGGACGAACCGACAATGGGTTTACACATGGCAGATGTGGAGAAGTTGTTAAAGGTGACATTCGACCTAATCGCGCTTGGCAATACCGTGGTGATGATAGAGCACGATCTGGATGTTATCTGTAAGGCGGAACATTTGATCGAGCTTGGCCCCGGGGCTGGTAAAAATGGTGGCAAAGTAGTGTTTACCGGTAGGCCCGCTGAGTTAGTTATGTCAAAGTGTAAAACAGCTACGGCATCTTGTCTTAGGCTTAAATTTGGGGGAAATCGTGGAGACTGCGATAGTGGTAAAATTGGCTTACATGCAGCTAATGAATAA